A single Pseudomonas brassicacearum DNA region contains:
- a CDS encoding TetR/AcrR family transcriptional regulator has product MSTIRERNKALILRAASEEFADKGFAATKTSDIAAKAGLPKPNVYYYFKSKENLYREVLESIIEPILQASTPFNADGVPGEVLSHYIRSKIRISRDLPFASKVFASEIMHGAPHLSPDLVEQLNAQARHNIACIQTWIDRGQIAPIDPNHLMFSIWAATQTYADFDWQISAVTGKAKLDEADYEAAAQTIIRLVLKGCEPD; this is encoded by the coding sequence ATGAGCACTATCCGCGAGCGCAACAAAGCATTGATCCTGCGTGCCGCCAGCGAAGAATTTGCCGACAAGGGCTTCGCCGCGACCAAGACCAGCGACATCGCGGCCAAGGCAGGCCTGCCCAAACCCAACGTCTACTACTACTTCAAATCCAAGGAAAACCTCTACCGCGAGGTTCTGGAAAGCATCATCGAGCCGATTCTCCAGGCTTCGACACCGTTCAATGCCGACGGCGTGCCCGGTGAGGTACTGAGCCACTACATCCGTTCCAAGATCCGCATCTCCCGCGACCTGCCCTTCGCCTCGAAAGTCTTTGCCAGCGAAATCATGCACGGCGCCCCGCACCTGAGCCCCGATCTGGTGGAACAACTCAACGCCCAGGCCCGGCACAACATCGCCTGCATCCAGACCTGGATCGACCGCGGCCAAATCGCCCCCATCGACCCCAACCACCTGATGTTCAGCATCTGGGCCGCCACCCAGACCTATGCCGATTTCGACTGGCAGATCAGCGCCGTGACCGGCAAGGCGAAGCTCGATGAAGCGGATTACGAAGCGGCGGCGCAGACGATTATTCGGTTGGTGTTGAAGGGGTGTGAGCCAGACTGA
- a CDS encoding DUF808 domain-containing protein, whose product MAGSSLLVLIDDIATVLDDVALMTKMAAKKTAGVLGDDLALNAQQVSGVRAERELPVVWAVAKGSFINKLILVPSALAISAFVPWLVTPLLMVGGAYLCFEGFEKLAHKFLHSPAEDQAEHAQLVEAVADPAVDLVAFEKDKIKGAVRTDFILSAEIIAITLGTVADAALTQQVIVLSGIAIVMTIGVYGLVAGIVKLDDLGLWLTQKPGQAAKSIGGAILSAAPYMMKGLSVIGTAAMFLVGGGILTHGVPVVHHWIEGVTASAGGAGFIVPMLLNAVAGIVAGAVVLAGVMVVGKVWKALRG is encoded by the coding sequence ATGGCTGGAAGCAGTTTGCTGGTACTGATCGACGATATCGCCACCGTACTCGACGATGTTGCGTTGATGACCAAGATGGCCGCCAAGAAGACCGCTGGCGTGCTCGGCGATGACTTGGCGCTCAATGCCCAGCAAGTCTCTGGTGTGCGTGCCGAGCGGGAACTGCCGGTGGTGTGGGCGGTGGCCAAGGGTTCGTTCATCAACAAGTTGATCCTGGTGCCGTCGGCGCTGGCGATCAGCGCCTTTGTCCCTTGGTTGGTGACGCCGTTGTTGATGGTGGGCGGCGCCTATCTGTGTTTCGAAGGGTTCGAAAAACTGGCCCACAAATTCCTTCACAGCCCGGCCGAAGACCAGGCCGAACATGCGCAACTGGTCGAGGCCGTGGCTGACCCGGCGGTCGACCTGGTGGCCTTTGAAAAGGACAAGATCAAGGGCGCGGTACGCACCGACTTCATTCTGTCGGCGGAAATCATCGCCATCACCCTCGGCACCGTTGCCGACGCGGCACTGACCCAACAGGTGATCGTCCTGTCGGGCATCGCCATCGTCATGACCATTGGGGTCTATGGCCTGGTGGCCGGGATCGTCAAGCTTGATGACCTGGGGCTCTGGTTGACGCAGAAGCCAGGCCAGGCCGCCAAAAGCATTGGCGGCGCCATCCTGAGTGCAGCGCCCTACATGATGAAAGGTCTGTCGGTGATCGGCACGGCGGCGATGTTCCTGGTGGGTGGTGGCATCCTGACCCACGGCGTGCCGGTGGTGCATCACTGGATAGAAGGCGTGACGGCCAGTGCCGGCGGTGCCGGGTTTATCGTGCCAATGTTGCTCAATGCGGTGGCAGGAATCGTGGCGGGGGCAGTGGTGTTGGCGGGTGTAATGGTGGTGGGTAAGGTCTGGAAAGCCTTGAGAGGCTGA
- a CDS encoding GlcG/HbpS family heme-binding protein yields MSVLTLKIAVNLAGQALAAGREISAAPLTVAVLDSGGHLVALQREDGASLLRPQIAIGKAWGAIALGKGSRLLAQDAQQRPAFFAALNGLGQGNVVPAPGGVLIKDQDGKVLGAIGVSGDVSDVDEQVAVRAVEAVQLRADVGITV; encoded by the coding sequence ATGAGCGTTCTAACCTTGAAAATTGCCGTCAACCTGGCGGGGCAAGCTCTTGCCGCCGGTCGTGAAATCAGCGCTGCACCCCTGACCGTCGCGGTCCTGGACAGCGGCGGGCACCTGGTTGCCTTGCAGCGCGAAGACGGCGCCAGCCTGCTTCGCCCGCAGATCGCCATCGGCAAGGCCTGGGGCGCCATCGCCCTGGGCAAAGGCTCACGCCTGCTCGCCCAGGATGCCCAGCAACGCCCGGCATTCTTCGCCGCATTGAATGGGCTGGGGCAGGGCAACGTCGTACCGGCACCGGGTGGGGTATTGATCAAGGATCAAGATGGGAAGGTGTTGGGGGCGATTGGTGTCAGTGGTGATGTTTCGGATGTGGATGAGCAGGTGGCGGTCAGGGCTGTGGAGGCGGTGCAGTTGAGGGCGGATGTGGGGATTACTGTTTGA
- a CDS encoding serine/threonine protein kinase has product MLRSLRFAALLGGLILSASALAVDIDAASYGYPLTNPFEATIATTPPDLRPELPLNEDINQSDHTVKLRPEREFILPDNFWPVKSLTYRMATQDKPAPLIFLIAGTGARYDSTLNEYLKRLYYKAGYHVVQLSSPTSFDFMSAASRFATPGISKEDAEDMYRVMQAVRAQNPKLPVTEYYLTGYSLGALDAAFVAHLDETRRSFNFKKVLLLNPPVNLYTSITNLDKLVQTEVKGINNTTTFYELVLNKLTRYFQQKGYIDLNDALLYDFQQSRQHLSNEQMAMLIGTSFRFSAADIAFTSDLINRRGLIIPPKFPITESTSLTPFLKRALQCDFDCYLTEQVIPMWRARTDGGSLLQLIDQVSLYALKDYLHDSPKIAVMHNADDVILGPGDLGFLRKTFGDRLTVYPLGGHCGNLNYRVNSDAMLEFFRG; this is encoded by the coding sequence ATGCTCCGTTCCTTGCGCTTCGCTGCCCTTCTCGGCGGCCTTATCCTGAGTGCGTCCGCGCTGGCGGTGGATATTGACGCCGCCAGCTATGGCTACCCCTTGACCAACCCATTCGAGGCGACGATCGCCACCACGCCGCCGGACCTGCGTCCGGAGCTGCCGCTGAATGAGGACATCAACCAGTCCGATCACACCGTCAAGCTGCGCCCCGAACGGGAGTTCATCCTGCCGGACAATTTCTGGCCGGTGAAAAGCCTGACCTACCGCATGGCCACCCAGGACAAACCGGCGCCGCTGATCTTCCTGATTGCAGGTACGGGTGCCCGGTATGACAGCACACTCAACGAATATCTCAAGCGCCTCTACTACAAGGCCGGCTACCACGTGGTGCAGTTGTCCTCGCCCACCAGCTTCGACTTCATGAGCGCCGCTTCGCGCTTCGCCACGCCAGGCATTTCCAAGGAAGACGCAGAAGACATGTACCGGGTGATGCAAGCCGTGCGTGCGCAAAACCCCAAGCTGCCGGTGACCGAGTACTACCTGACCGGCTACAGCCTCGGCGCCCTGGACGCGGCCTTCGTCGCACACCTGGACGAAACCCGGCGCAGCTTCAATTTCAAGAAGGTGCTGCTGCTCAACCCGCCGGTGAACCTCTACACCTCGATCACCAACCTGGACAAACTGGTCCAGACCGAGGTCAAGGGCATCAACAACACCACCACCTTCTACGAGCTGGTGCTCAACAAGCTGACGCGCTACTTCCAGCAAAAAGGCTACATCGACCTCAACGATGCCCTGCTCTACGATTTCCAGCAGTCCAGGCAACACCTGAGCAACGAGCAGATGGCCATGTTGATCGGCACCTCTTTCCGTTTCTCAGCGGCCGACATCGCGTTCACCTCTGACCTGATCAACCGGCGCGGCCTGATCATCCCACCCAAGTTCCCGATTACCGAAAGCACCAGCCTGACGCCGTTCCTCAAACGTGCGCTGCAATGCGATTTCGACTGCTACCTCACCGAGCAGGTGATCCCGATGTGGCGCGCGCGCACTGACGGCGGCAGCCTGTTGCAATTGATCGACCAGGTCAGCCTTTACGCACTGAAGGATTACCTGCACGACAGCCCGAAGATTGCCGTCATGCACAATGCCGACGACGTCATTCTCGGCCCGGGCGACCTGGGCTTCCTGCGCAAGACCTTTGGCGATCGCCTGACGGTTTACCCACTGGGCGGCCACTGCGGCAACCTTAACTACCGCGTCAACAGCGACGCCATGCTGGAGTTCTTCCGTGGCTAA
- a CDS encoding VacJ family lipoprotein, with amino-acid sequence MAKYLLLIAALMSAGMVQADNSKANAPVVVDSDGFKEPLSKLKFNPGLDQREFERSTLNALNVYDPLESWNRRVYHFNYRFDQWVFLPVVDGYRYITPSFVRTGVSNFFNNLGDVPNLMNSLLQFKGKRSMETTARLLLNTTVGIAGLWDPATAMGLPRQNEDFGQTLGFYGVPGGAYFVLPIFGPSNLRDTSGLLVDYTAESAINYLNVSEVSSNHPELLLLRGVDKRYQTSFRYGQLNSPFEYEKVRYVYTESRKLQIAE; translated from the coding sequence GTGGCTAAATATCTGCTGCTTATCGCTGCGTTAATGAGTGCGGGCATGGTCCAAGCCGACAACAGCAAGGCCAATGCGCCAGTGGTGGTGGACTCCGACGGTTTCAAGGAACCGTTGAGCAAGCTCAAGTTCAACCCGGGCCTGGACCAGCGCGAGTTCGAGCGCTCGACCCTCAACGCCCTGAACGTCTATGACCCGCTGGAATCCTGGAACCGCCGCGTCTACCACTTCAACTACCGCTTCGACCAATGGGTATTCCTGCCCGTTGTCGACGGCTACCGCTACATCACGCCAAGCTTCGTGCGCACCGGGGTCAGCAATTTCTTCAATAACCTGGGGGACGTGCCAAACCTGATGAACAGCTTGCTGCAATTCAAGGGCAAGCGTTCGATGGAAACCACGGCGCGCCTGCTGCTCAACACCACCGTCGGCATCGCCGGCCTATGGGACCCGGCCACCGCCATGGGCCTGCCGCGCCAGAACGAAGATTTCGGCCAGACCCTGGGCTTCTATGGCGTGCCAGGCGGCGCCTACTTCGTGTTGCCGATCTTCGGCCCGTCGAACCTGCGCGACACCTCAGGGCTGCTGGTGGACTACACAGCCGAATCGGCAATCAACTACCTGAACGTCTCTGAAGTCAGTTCCAACCACCCTGAGTTGCTGCTTCTGCGCGGCGTCGACAAGCGCTACCAGACCAGTTTCCGCTATGGGCAACTGAATTCACCGTTCGAATATGAAAAGGTGCGCTACGTGTACACCGAGTCGCGTAAGTTGCAGATTGCCGAGTAG
- a CDS encoding DUF805 domain-containing protein, with product MKWYWQVLRQYATFRGRASRKEYWMFFLFEFCLGLLFFGFGIATGLNKEIYYLLLYPIYCLLTACPRLAVIWRRYHDMNKSGLNVFWGAVPLVGPFIVLISLAASGTKGPNNYGLDPLERQVADS from the coding sequence ATGAAATGGTATTGGCAAGTGTTGCGGCAGTACGCAACTTTTAGAGGGCGTGCCAGCAGAAAAGAATACTGGATGTTCTTTTTGTTCGAGTTTTGCTTGGGGCTGCTTTTTTTCGGATTTGGTATCGCCACTGGATTGAATAAAGAAATTTATTATCTATTGTTGTACCCCATCTATTGCCTCCTGACAGCGTGCCCTCGGTTGGCTGTTATCTGGCGACGTTATCACGACATGAACAAAAGCGGGCTGAATGTTTTCTGGGGGGCGGTGCCATTGGTTGGCCCGTTCATCGTCCTTATCAGCTTGGCGGCAAGCGGTACGAAAGGGCCTAACAATTACGGCTTGGACCCGTTGGAACGGCAGGTAGCGGACAGCTGA